A stretch of Haemophilus influenzae DNA encodes these proteins:
- the rng gene encoding ribonuclease G, producing the protein MDAVELLMNVTPNETRIALVETGMLREVHIERQAKRGIVGNIYKGRVTRVLPGMQSAFVDIGLEKAAFLHAADIVSHTECVDENEQKQFKVKSISELVREGQDIVVQVVKEPLGTKGARLTTDITLPSRHLVFMPENSHVGVSQRIESEEERARLKALVEPFCDELGGFIIRTATEGASEEELRQDAEFLKRLWRKVLERKSKYPTKSKIYGEPALPQRILRDFIGTNLEKIRIDSKLCFGEVKEFTDEFMPELSDKLVLYSGNQPIFDVYGVENAIQTALDKRVNLKSGGYLIIEQTEAMTTIDINTGAFVGHRNLEETIFNTNIEATKAIAQQLQLRNLGGIIIIDFIDMQTDEHRNRVLQSLCDALSKDRMKTNVNGFTQLGLVEMTRKRTRESLEHVLCDECPTCHGRGRVKTVETVCYEIMREIIRVYHLFSSEQFVVYASPAVSEYLINEESHGLLPEVEMFIGKRVKVKTEQFYNQEQFDVVVM; encoded by the coding sequence ATGGATGCTGTCGAGTTATTGATGAACGTAACGCCTAACGAAACACGCATTGCGCTAGTAGAAACAGGAATGTTGCGCGAAGTGCATATTGAACGCCAAGCTAAACGAGGAATTGTCGGAAACATTTATAAAGGTCGTGTCACTCGAGTGTTACCAGGAATGCAGTCGGCTTTTGTTGATATTGGTTTGGAAAAAGCGGCTTTTTTACACGCTGCGGACATTGTATCCCATACAGAATGTGTAGATGAAAATGAACAAAAGCAATTTAAAGTTAAGAGCATTTCAGAATTAGTACGAGAAGGGCAGGATATTGTTGTACAAGTGGTGAAAGAGCCGCTAGGTACAAAAGGTGCACGTTTAACAACGGATATCACATTGCCATCGCGTCATCTTGTTTTTATGCCTGAAAATAGCCACGTAGGCGTTTCACAACGCATTGAAAGCGAAGAAGAACGCGCCCGTTTAAAAGCATTAGTTGAACCTTTTTGTGATGAACTCGGCGGTTTTATTATTCGTACCGCCACAGAAGGGGCAAGCGAAGAAGAATTACGTCAAGACGCTGAATTTTTAAAACGCTTATGGCGTAAAGTTTTAGAACGTAAATCTAAGTACCCAACCAAATCAAAAATTTACGGCGAGCCAGCACTTCCACAACGTATTTTGCGCGATTTTATCGGCACAAACTTAGAAAAAATTCGTATCGACTCTAAACTTTGCTTTGGCGAAGTAAAAGAGTTTACCGATGAATTTATGCCTGAATTAAGCGATAAACTTGTTCTTTATTCTGGCAATCAACCTATCTTTGATGTGTACGGGGTTGAAAATGCGATCCAAACAGCCTTAGATAAACGTGTTAATCTCAAATCGGGCGGCTATTTAATTATCGAGCAAACAGAAGCCATGACCACCATTGATATTAATACAGGCGCATTTGTGGGGCATCGTAATCTAGAAGAAACCATCTTCAATACCAATATTGAAGCAACTAAAGCCATTGCACAGCAACTCCAACTACGTAATCTTGGTGGCATAATCATTATTGATTTTATTGATATGCAAACAGATGAACATCGCAATCGAGTATTGCAATCTTTATGTGATGCGCTTTCTAAAGATCGTATGAAAACTAATGTGAATGGCTTTACGCAATTAGGCCTTGTAGAAATGACTCGTAAAAGAACCCGCGAAAGCCTTGAACACGTGCTATGCGATGAATGTCCAACTTGTCATGGACGTGGTCGGGTGAAAACTGTTGAGACAGTTTGCTACGAAATTATGCGTGAAATTATTCGGGTGTATCATTTATTCAGTAGTGAACAATTTGTTGTTTATGCCTCGCCAGCAGTTTCAGAATATCTTATTAATGAAGAATCTCACGGTTTACTGCCAGAAGTGGAAATGTTTATTGGAAAACGAGTAAAAGTAAAAACAGAACAGTTTTATAACCAAGAACAGTTTGATGTGGTTGTAATGTAA
- the glnS gene encoding glutamine--tRNA ligase: MMTETSLGAENTRTHNFITQIIDEDLASGKHKSVHTRFPPEPNGYLHIGHAKSICLNFGLAKEYQGLCNLRFDDTNPVKEDVEYVDSIKADVEWLGFKWEGEPRYASDYFDALYSYAIELIKKGLAYVDELSPDEMREYRGTLTEAGKNSPYRDRTIEENLALFEKMKNGEFAEGKASLRAKIDMASPFMVMRDPVIYRIKFASHHQTGEKWCIYPMYDFTHCISDAIERITHSICTLEFQDNRRLYDWVLENISIERPLPHQYEFSRLNLEGTLTSKRKLLKLVNDGIVDGWNDPRMPTISGLRRRGYTSASLREFCRRIGVTKQDNVVEYSALEACIREDLNENAPRAMAVIDPVRVVIENFEGVEVLTAPNHPNRPELGERQLPFTKELYIDRADFREEANKQYKRLVLGKEVRLRNAYVIKAERVEKDANGEITTIFCTYDPETLGKNPADGRKVKGVIHWVSATHNHPAEFRLYDRLFTVPNPGAEDDIESVLNPNSLVIKQGFVEQSLAAAEAEKGYQFEREGYFCADSKDSRPEHLVFNLTVSLKEGF; the protein is encoded by the coding sequence ATGATGACAGAGACATCTTTGGGTGCTGAAAATACTCGCACTCACAATTTTATTACCCAAATTATTGATGAAGATTTAGCTTCGGGTAAACATAAAAGCGTTCATACCCGTTTTCCGCCAGAGCCGAATGGCTATTTGCATATTGGTCACGCCAAATCGATTTGCTTAAACTTTGGCTTAGCAAAAGAATATCAAGGTTTATGTAACCTACGTTTTGATGACACCAATCCAGTGAAAGAAGATGTGGAATATGTAGATTCCATTAAAGCCGATGTGGAATGGTTAGGCTTTAAATGGGAAGGCGAACCGCGTTATGCGTCTGATTACTTCGATGCACTTTATAGCTATGCCATTGAATTAATTAAAAAAGGCTTGGCTTATGTGGATGAACTTTCGCCAGATGAAATGCGTGAATATCGTGGCACATTAACTGAAGCAGGTAAAAACAGCCCATATCGTGACCGCACTATTGAAGAAAACTTAGCTTTATTTGAAAAAATGAAAAATGGCGAATTTGCCGAGGGTAAAGCAAGTTTACGCGCAAAAATTGATATGGCATCGCCATTTATGGTCATGCGTGATCCTGTAATTTATCGCATTAAATTTGCCAGCCATCATCAAACAGGCGAAAAATGGTGCATTTATCCAATGTACGATTTTACTCACTGTATCTCTGATGCCATTGAGCGTATTACTCACTCGATCTGTACATTAGAATTCCAAGATAACCGTCGTTTATATGACTGGGTGTTGGAAAATATTAGTATTGAACGTCCATTACCGCATCAATATGAATTCTCACGTTTAAATTTAGAAGGCACATTGACGTCTAAACGTAAGTTATTGAAATTAGTAAACGACGGCATTGTAGATGGTTGGAATGATCCTCGTATGCCAACCATTTCAGGTTTACGCCGTCGTGGTTATACATCTGCTTCGTTACGTGAATTCTGCCGTCGTATTGGTGTGACGAAACAAGATAACGTGGTGGAATATTCTGCACTTGAAGCCTGCATTCGTGAGGATTTGAACGAAAACGCACCACGCGCAATGGCAGTGATTGATCCTGTTCGTGTGGTAATTGAAAACTTTGAAGGCGTGGAAGTTTTAACTGCCCCAAATCATCCAAATCGTCCAGAATTAGGCGAGCGTCAATTGCCGTTTACTAAAGAGCTTTATATTGATCGAGCAGACTTCCGTGAAGAAGCAAACAAACAATATAAACGCTTAGTGTTAGGCAAAGAAGTGCGTTTACGTAACGCTTATGTGATTAAAGCTGAACGTGTCGAAAAAGATGCAAATGGTGAAATCACCACGATTTTCTGTACTTATGATCCTGAAACCTTAGGTAAAAATCCAGCAGATGGTCGCAAAGTAAAAGGGGTTATTCACTGGGTTTCTGCTACGCATAATCATCCAGCTGAGTTCCGTTTGTATGATCGCTTATTTACCGTGCCAAATCCAGGGGCTGAAGATGATATTGAAAGCGTATTAAATCCAAATTCTTTAGTGATAAAACAAGGTTTTGTAGAGCAAAGCTTGGCTGCGGCAGAAGCAGAGAAAGGTTATCAATTTGAACGTGAAGGTTATTTCTGTGCGGATAGTAAAGATAGCCGTCCTGAACATTTGGTATTTAACTTAACAGTAAGCTTAAAAGAAGGCTTCTAA
- a CDS encoding YcgN family cysteine cluster protein: protein MQLEPNFWQTKSLLEMTESEWEALCDGCGKCCYRKYIQGRSKRQKLYYTRIACNLLDVETGKCGNYSERFNIETDCTKLTKKNLPDFHWLPDTCAYRLLYEGKTLPEWHPLISGSPHSVKNADILIKNGIHERDVIDWFEFIIDEDHTFK from the coding sequence ATGCAACTTGAACCCAATTTCTGGCAAACAAAATCCCTGCTTGAAATGACTGAATCTGAATGGGAAGCCTTATGTGATGGCTGCGGCAAATGCTGTTATCGCAAATATATTCAAGGGCGAAGTAAACGCCAAAAACTCTATTACACCCGAATTGCTTGTAATCTTTTAGATGTGGAAACAGGAAAGTGCGGTAATTATTCAGAGCGTTTTAACATTGAAACCGATTGCACCAAACTCACCAAAAAGAATTTACCTGATTTTCATTGGCTGCCTGATACTTGCGCCTATCGTTTGCTTTATGAAGGAAAAACACTACCTGAATGGCATCCGCTTATTTCTGGCTCTCCCCATTCTGTAAAAAATGCGGATATTTTGATTAAAAATGGTATCCACGAACGCGATGTGATTGATTGGTTTGAATTTATTATTGACGAAGATCACACTTTTAAATAA
- the malQ gene encoding 4-alpha-glucanotransferase, giving the protein MQISDSLKQKAEKCGIALSHYDIDGHLIFADEKTVLTFVELLQPPPKAKGQFDDVLAAFENEPIDYRLNRLDLPPSAEYRYQLIDESNAILLEKILSNLSALSLPPLPFGYYQLSIFSDTEQYRVRLLISPKTAFQPSVLKNKKVWGVNVQLYSLRSEQNWGIGDFGDLAALIEQSAKQGADYVGINPLHLPYPAVPNWASPYSSSSRRWLNFLYLDIPDLPEFKRCRSVQNWFKREDIKAKIAALRESDCVDYSSILALKLTALESLFYFFQRSQSVEIVTRRKIFADYLKSKGEPLLLQGLFNVLDLQEHADHQAEENTIGWLGWRKEWQHLSAAKRKALLKIHHEQIQFFAWLQWLTEEQLSALQNLCKQSGMKLGIYGDLAVNSSRGSADVWSDPDLYCVNASIGAPPDPLGPVGQNWNLPPYNPTVLKARGFTPFIDMLRANMQYFGVLRIDHVMGLFRLWWIPKGKTAADGAYVHYPFDELMAILAIESVRNECLIIGEDLGTVPDEVRWKLNEFQIFSYFVLYFAQRNGEFPRISDYPRNAYATIGTHDVPSLQSFWHCRDLELFNQLGILNGEVLKQKYDQRVMDKQALLNSLHRDNYLPPHYEGDALSMAMHDYLNRMIHYYLAESNSRLIGVQLENLLSQEISSNLPGTSNEYPNWCKKLAQPLAFIFSNEALKTFFVQINQGRNV; this is encoded by the coding sequence ATGCAAATCTCGGATTCTCTCAAACAAAAAGCAGAAAAATGCGGTATCGCGCTTTCTCACTATGATATTGATGGGCATCTTATTTTTGCGGATGAAAAGACGGTTTTAACTTTTGTTGAGCTTTTGCAGCCTCCGCCAAAAGCGAAAGGACAGTTTGACGATGTACTGGCTGCATTTGAAAATGAACCGATTGATTATCGACTCAATCGTCTAGATCTCCCACCATCTGCGGAATATCGTTATCAGCTGATTGATGAATCTAATGCTATTCTGTTAGAAAAAATACTTTCAAATTTATCCGCACTTTCTTTGCCTCCACTTCCTTTTGGCTATTATCAATTATCTATTTTTTCTGACACTGAACAGTATCGCGTTCGTTTACTTATTTCTCCTAAAACAGCTTTTCAACCATCCGTATTAAAAAATAAAAAAGTGTGGGGCGTGAATGTGCAACTTTACAGTTTACGCTCAGAACAAAACTGGGGGATTGGCGATTTTGGCGATTTGGCTGCTTTGATTGAACAAAGTGCAAAACAAGGGGCGGATTATGTGGGAATTAATCCATTACATTTGCCATATCCTGCTGTGCCAAATTGGGCTAGTCCTTATAGTTCATCCTCTCGTCGTTGGTTGAATTTCTTATATTTGGACATTCCTGATTTACCCGAATTTAAGCGTTGCCGTTCAGTACAAAATTGGTTTAAGCGTGAGGATATTAAAGCAAAAATTGCTGCTTTACGTGAAAGTGATTGCGTCGATTATTCTTCAATTTTGGCTTTAAAATTAACCGCACTTGAGTCCCTGTTTTATTTCTTTCAGCGTAGTCAATCCGTTGAAATTGTGACACGTCGAAAAATCTTTGCTGATTATTTAAAAAGCAAAGGGGAACCTTTGTTGTTACAGGGCTTATTTAATGTCTTGGATTTACAAGAACACGCTGACCATCAAGCAGAAGAAAATACCATTGGTTGGCTTGGCTGGCGTAAGGAATGGCAGCATTTAAGTGCGGCAAAAAGAAAAGCCCTATTAAAAATACACCATGAGCAAATCCAATTTTTTGCTTGGTTGCAATGGCTTACAGAAGAACAACTTTCCGCATTACAAAATCTTTGTAAACAGTCTGGCATGAAGTTGGGTATTTATGGCGATTTAGCCGTAAATAGTTCTCGTGGCAGTGCTGATGTATGGAGCGATCCTGATTTATATTGTGTAAATGCCTCTATTGGTGCGCCACCTGATCCGTTAGGCCCAGTCGGGCAAAATTGGAATTTGCCACCTTATAATCCAACAGTGCTAAAAGCACGTGGCTTTACACCATTTATCGATATGCTACGTGCCAATATGCAATATTTCGGTGTGCTACGCATCGATCATGTTATGGGCTTATTCCGTTTGTGGTGGATTCCAAAAGGAAAAACCGCGGCTGACGGTGCTTATGTGCATTATCCTTTTGATGAATTAATGGCGATTCTTGCCATTGAAAGTGTACGCAATGAATGTTTGATTATTGGTGAAGATCTCGGCACTGTGCCTGATGAAGTGCGGTGGAAATTAAACGAGTTTCAAATTTTCTCTTATTTTGTATTGTATTTTGCCCAACGAAATGGCGAATTTCCTCGTATATCTGATTATCCTCGAAATGCTTATGCCACTATTGGTACACATGATGTTCCCTCATTACAAAGTTTTTGGCATTGCCGTGATTTAGAATTATTTAATCAACTCGGTATTCTGAATGGGGAAGTGCTCAAGCAAAAATATGATCAACGTGTTATGGATAAACAAGCCTTATTAAATAGTTTACATCGTGATAATTATTTACCGCCGCATTATGAAGGTGATGCACTTTCTATGGCGATGCACGATTATTTAAATCGAATGATCCATTATTATTTAGCGGAAAGTAACAGCCGATTGATTGGTGTGCAATTAGAAAATTTACTTAGCCAAGAAATCAGTTCTAATTTACCGGGCACCTCAAATGAATACCCAAACTGGTGCAAGAAACTTGCTCAACCGTTAGCGTTTATTTTTAGCAATGAAGCTTTAAAAACGTTCTTTGTGCAAATTAACCAAGGGCGAAATGTATAA
- the glgB gene encoding 1,4-alpha-glucan branching protein GlgB: protein MTTAVTQATIDGFFDASNGDPFATLGMHETEQGIEIRTLLPDANRMVVIERESGKEITELDCVDERGFFVGVIPNCRQFFAYQLQVFWGNEAQIIEDPYRFHPMIDDLEQWLLSEGSMLRPYEVLGAHFMECDGVSGVNFRLWAPNARRVSIVGDFNYWDGRRHPMRFHPKSGVWELFLPKASLGQLYKFELIDCYGNLRLKADPYAFSSQLRPDTASQISALPNVVEMTEQRRQANQANQPISIYEVHLGSWRRNLENNFWLDYDQIADELIPYVKEMGFTHIEFLPLSEFPFDGSWGYQPLGLYSPTSRFGSPEAFRRLVKRAHEAGINVILDWVPGHFPSDTHGLVAFDGTALYEHEDPREGYHQDWNTLIYNYGRNEVKNFLSSNALYWLERFGVDGIRMDAVASMIYRDYSRAEGEWIPNQYGGRENLEAIEFLKHTNWKIHSEMAGAISIAEESTSFAGVTHPSEDGGLGFNFKWNMGWMNDTLAYMKLDPIYRQYHHNKMTFGMVYQYSENFVLPLSHDEVVHGKYSLLGKMPGDTWQKFANLRAYYGYMWGYPGKKLLFMGNEFAQGREWNYEESLDWFLLDENIGGGWHKGVLKLVKDLNQIYQKNRPLFELDNSPEGFDWLVVDDAANSVFAFERRSSNGERIIVVSNFTPVPRHNYRIGVNVAGKYEEILNTDSMYYEGSNVGNFGCVASEKIESHGRENSISVSIPPLATVYLRLKAK, encoded by the coding sequence ATGACAACCGCAGTAACACAAGCAACTATTGATGGTTTTTTTGATGCGAGCAATGGTGATCCTTTTGCTACGCTTGGTATGCACGAAACCGAGCAAGGAATTGAAATCCGTACGTTATTGCCAGATGCCAATCGAATGGTGGTGATTGAGCGTGAAAGTGGTAAAGAAATAACGGAACTGGATTGTGTCGATGAGCGTGGATTTTTTGTTGGTGTTATTCCAAATTGTCGTCAATTTTTTGCTTATCAATTACAGGTTTTTTGGGGTAATGAAGCACAAATTATCGAAGATCCTTATCGTTTTCATCCAATGATTGACGATTTAGAACAATGGCTACTTTCTGAAGGATCTATGCTTCGCCCATATGAAGTGCTTGGTGCACATTTTATGGAATGTGATGGTGTGAGCGGGGTGAATTTCCGCTTGTGGGCACCTAATGCAAGACGAGTTTCTATTGTAGGCGATTTCAACTATTGGGATGGTCGCCGCCACCCGATGCGTTTCCACCCGAAAAGCGGTGTGTGGGAATTATTCCTGCCGAAAGCCAGCCTTGGTCAGCTCTATAAATTTGAATTGATTGATTGCTATGGCAATCTTCGTTTGAAAGCGGATCCTTATGCCTTTAGTTCGCAACTTCGCCCTGATACAGCTTCACAAATTAGTGCATTACCAAATGTGGTGGAAATGACGGAACAACGTCGTCAAGCAAATCAAGCAAATCAACCGATTTCTATTTATGAAGTGCATTTAGGATCTTGGCGTCGTAATTTAGAAAACAATTTTTGGCTAGATTACGATCAAATTGCTGATGAATTAATTCCTTATGTAAAAGAGATGGGCTTTACCCATATAGAATTTTTACCGCTTTCTGAATTTCCGTTTGATGGTTCTTGGGGCTATCAACCACTTGGGCTTTATTCGCCAACCAGTCGTTTTGGCTCACCTGAGGCATTTCGCCGTTTAGTAAAACGTGCTCACGAAGCAGGCATCAACGTGATTTTAGATTGGGTGCCAGGGCATTTCCCAAGTGATACCCATGGTTTAGTCGCATTTGATGGCACAGCCTTGTATGAACATGAAGACCCTCGCGAAGGCTATCATCAAGATTGGAATACCTTGATTTATAACTATGGACGCAACGAAGTGAAAAATTTCCTGTCCAGCAATGCCCTTTACTGGCTTGAACGCTTTGGCGTAGATGGTATTCGCATGGATGCTGTGGCTTCAATGATCTACCGCGATTACAGCCGTGCGGAGGGCGAGTGGATTCCAAACCAATACGGCGGACGTGAAAATTTAGAAGCCATTGAGTTTTTAAAACACACCAACTGGAAAATTCACAGCGAAATGGCGGGAGCAATTTCTATTGCGGAGGAATCTACCTCTTTTGCAGGCGTAACCCACCCAAGCGAAGACGGCGGCTTGGGCTTCAATTTCAAATGGAATATGGGCTGGATGAACGATACACTGGCTTATATGAAGCTTGACCCCATTTACCGCCAATATCATCACAACAAAATGACCTTTGGAATGGTATATCAATACAGCGAAAATTTTGTTCTACCACTTTCTCACGATGAAGTGGTTCACGGTAAATATTCACTTCTTGGCAAGATGCCAGGCGATACGTGGCAAAAATTCGCTAACTTGCGTGCATATTACGGTTATATGTGGGGCTACCCAGGCAAAAAATTGCTCTTTATGGGGAATGAATTTGCCCAAGGTCGTGAGTGGAATTATGAAGAAAGTTTGGACTGGTTCTTGCTTGATGAAAATATTGGCGGAGGTTGGCACAAAGGCGTATTGAAGCTGGTTAAAGACCTCAATCAAATTTATCAAAAAAATCGACCGCTCTTTGAGCTCGACAACTCCCCAGAGGGTTTCGATTGGCTTGTCGTTGATGATGCGGCAAATTCTGTGTTCGCCTTTGAACGTCGCAGTTCAAACGGAGAACGTATTATTGTCGTCAGTAACTTTACCCCTGTGCCTCGCCACAATTACCGCATCGGCGTGAATGTTGCAGGAAAATACGAAGAAATTTTAAATACCGATTCGATGTATTACGAAGGTTCAAACGTGGGCAATTTTGGTTGTGTCGCAAGTGAAAAAATCGAAAGCCACGGACGAGAAAATTCGATTTCAGTGTCCATTCCGCCGTTAGCAACAGTTTATTTGAGATTGAAGGCGAAATAA
- the glgX gene encoding glycogen debranching protein GlgX encodes MFKIYNNGNPIPMGYSQAVENNVQITNFALFSAAAIGVELCLFDEQNQETRLPMVRTKNVWHLAVTGVKTGTEYGFRIHGEFANPNKLMLDPYAKAVNGKPDLSSEESCSWFLLSDNRDNAHLAPRAVVISEDFNWENDTLPNTPWAETIVYELHVKGFSQLNEKIPAALRGTYTGLAHPVNLAYLKELGVTAVELLPVNFHINEPHLQARGLQNYWGYNPLAMFAVEPKYAATNNPLAEFKAMVKAFHNEGIEVILDVVFNHSAESEQTYPTFCQRGIDDQTYYWRNDQGRYINWTGCGNMLNLSSDVGRKWVVDCLRYWVEQCHIDGFRFDLASVLGRDTPDFNSSAQLFTDIKNEPSLQNIKLIAEPWDIGHYGYQVGNFPSYFAEWNDRFRDDLCRFWLWKSGEIGAFAERFAGSIDLFKKNDRLPHTTLNFITAHDGFTLKDLVSYNQKHNEANGEENHDGRNENYSYNHGVEGSTESLSEPQKSAVENNRTFAQSGLLMSLLLANGAPMLLAGDEFGNTQYGNNNAYCQDNEITWLKWANFNEELFELTKQTIALRKRMGSLNQDQWWSDENVQWLNIAGEPMTVEDWQNQQTKALQVVLDNRWLLLINAKAEGQVFHLPNGKWKPQIGTHNVTLEEQAELSSMGFCMLNDE; translated from the coding sequence ATGTTCAAAATCTACAACAACGGCAATCCTATTCCAATGGGATACTCACAAGCGGTCGAAAACAACGTGCAAATTACCAATTTCGCCCTGTTTTCCGCTGCGGCAATAGGCGTAGAACTTTGCCTTTTTGACGAACAAAATCAAGAAACACGCTTGCCGATGGTGCGTACTAAAAATGTGTGGCATTTGGCGGTAACTGGCGTGAAAACTGGTACGGAATATGGATTTCGTATTCACGGCGAATTTGCCAACCCGAATAAATTAATGCTCGATCCCTATGCGAAAGCCGTAAATGGTAAACCTGATTTAAGTAGCGAAGAAAGTTGTTCTTGGTTCTTGCTTTCGGATAATCGCGACAACGCGCATCTTGCCCCAAGAGCGGTTGTGATTTCGGAAGATTTTAATTGGGAAAATGATACTTTACCCAATACGCCTTGGGCTGAAACCATTGTGTATGAATTACACGTTAAAGGGTTTAGCCAGTTAAACGAGAAAATCCCTGCGGCGTTGCGTGGTACTTATACTGGATTAGCACATCCTGTGAATTTGGCGTATTTGAAAGAATTAGGCGTAACTGCGGTGGAGTTGCTGCCTGTAAATTTCCATATAAATGAACCGCACTTACAGGCACGAGGCTTACAAAATTATTGGGGATACAATCCCTTAGCGATGTTTGCGGTGGAACCTAAATATGCGGCAACAAATAATCCATTAGCTGAATTTAAAGCGATGGTAAAGGCGTTTCACAATGAGGGTATTGAAGTTATCTTAGATGTGGTGTTTAACCATTCTGCAGAATCAGAGCAAACTTACCCAACATTCTGCCAGCGTGGTATTGATGATCAAACTTACTATTGGCGCAACGATCAAGGGCGTTATATCAATTGGACAGGCTGCGGCAATATGCTCAATTTATCCTCTGATGTAGGGCGAAAGTGGGTGGTGGATTGCCTGCGTTATTGGGTGGAGCAATGCCACATTGATGGTTTCCGTTTTGATTTAGCCTCCGTGCTTGGTCGTGATACACCAGATTTTAATTCGTCAGCTCAGCTTTTTACTGACATAAAAAATGAGCCAAGTTTACAAAATATTAAATTGATTGCCGAGCCTTGGGATATTGGACATTACGGTTATCAAGTCGGCAATTTCCCAAGTTATTTTGCCGAATGGAACGACCGATTCCGTGATGATCTCTGCCGTTTCTGGCTATGGAAAAGTGGCGAAATCGGTGCATTTGCAGAACGTTTTGCAGGCTCTATCGATTTATTTAAGAAAAATGACCGCTTGCCACATACTACACTTAATTTTATTACCGCTCACGATGGTTTTACGCTTAAAGATTTAGTGAGTTACAACCAAAAACATAATGAAGCGAACGGCGAAGAAAATCACGACGGCAGAAACGAAAATTACAGTTACAACCACGGAGTAGAAGGTTCTACAGAATCCCTTTCTGAACCGCAAAAAAGTGCGGTGGAAAATAACCGCACTTTTGCACAAAGTGGATTATTAATGAGTTTATTGCTGGCGAATGGCGCACCTATGCTTTTGGCGGGCGATGAGTTCGGCAACACTCAATATGGTAACAATAATGCTTATTGCCAAGATAACGAGATTACTTGGCTGAAATGGGCAAATTTTAACGAAGAATTATTTGAACTGACCAAGCAAACGATCGCACTCCGCAAAAGAATGGGCAGTTTAAACCAAGATCAATGGTGGTCGGATGAGAATGTGCAATGGCTTAACATTGCAGGCGAACCGATGACAGTTGAAGATTGGCAAAATCAACAAACCAAAGCATTACAGGTGGTTTTAGACAATCGTTGGCTTTTGTTGATTAATGCCAAAGCCGAAGGTCAGGTGTTTCACTTGCCTAATGGGAAATGGAAGCCCCAAATCGGCACACATAATGTAACCCTTGAAGAACAAGCCGAACTTAGTTCAATGGGCTTTTGTATGCTGAATGACGAATAA